A segment of the Acidobacteriota bacterium genome:
CCTCACCGGCCAGGCGAACCACCTCGGGGTGACGCTCGAGGCCGATATCGTCAAGCAGAAGCTCCCCGAAACGAACGGCGGCTACACGGCGCTTTCCTTCGGGAAGACCCATCCCCGCGTCTACGAGGAGCTCACGAGCGACCACCCGATCGACCTGTGCCGCTACCAGGTCGCGAACTGTTACATGGGCCGCGTCGGCCTCATTAACTCCGGAGGCCCGTCGGGAGCCGACGACCTGCGGCAGGCGGTGCGCACGGCAGTGATCAACAAGCGGGCCGGCGGGATGGGACTGATCTCCGGCCGGAAGGCCTTCCAGAAGCCGATGGCGGAAGGGATCGCGATCCTCCACGCCATCCAGGACGTCTACCTCTGCCCCGAGGTGACGCTCGCCTGAATGAAGCCGCGGCCGGAGGCGCCCGGGCGCGTCAGCGCAGCGCCTGGATGAGCCCCTTGACCTCCTCCGCCTGGGGATCGTCCGGGGCCAGCTCGACGAACTTCTCGAAGTGCTGGCGCGCCTCCGCCATCTCGCCCAGCCCCAGGAGGGCGTACCCGAGCTGGAGGTGCGCCTTGGCGTAGTCCGGCTTGAGCTCGAGCGCCTTCCGGAAGGCGGCGGCCGCACGGCGGCGCTCCGCCTCGCCCACGTTCCGGCCGTTCAGGATGGAGGCTCCCACGTTGTAGTACATGCGGTGGGCGTTCTCCGGGTCCTTCTCCGCCACCTGCGCGTAGAGCCTCTCCGCCTCCTCGAAACGGCCCTGGGTGGCCCGCAGCTCGGCCAGCGAAATGAGCGCTTCCGGGTCGTCCGGCGCCAGCTCCGCCCATTGCTCGACCGCTTTCTCGGCGTCTTCCGTCCGTCCGACCTCCCGGTAGGCGCTCACCAACAGCTTGATCACGGACACGTCACCGGGGGAGATCTCCCGCTCCTTCTCGAGCAGCGGCACCGCCTGATCGAGCTTGCCGTCGTCGACGAGCCACTCGGCCATCTGGAGGCGCACGCCGGCGCGCTGCGGATCCTGTGCGAGCACTTTGTTCGCCTCGCGCAACGCGGTCCCCCGGTCACCGGCCCGGGCGAGCACCTGGGCCCGCCGCCACCTCAGGTCCACGTTCTCCGGATCGGCCTCGAGGGCCTCCCCCAGGGCGGCCGCGGCGGCGGCGTAGTCGCGCAACGCGAGCGCCTCGTCGGCGCGCTCGAGCGGGGTCCGAGGCCGCCGCGCCGCGCGCCGCGCCGGCTCGGCCTCGGCGGGCTTCGGTTTCGGCGCGCCCAGAACCTCGGCGGCCTGATCGCGCGGAACGAGCGTCAGCCAGACCGAGGCGTTGCCGACATGGAACCGGACCGGCGGCAGCGCGTCCTGGTTGTCCGGAGTGAGCACCCCTTCGTCGTCCTGCCAGATCTCCCGGGAACCCCGCCGCGTCCGGATGTGGAACTTCCAGATGAAGTACCTGTCGTCGCCGATCCGCAGCGTGTAGCCGTCGGGAACGAACTCCACGCGGGGAAAACGGGCGATTCCCTTGCGAGTCTTCAGCTCGAGCGGAGCCGCCGCCGAACCGGACTCCTGGAGGAGCACCGGCACGCCGTCGATCGGGTTCCCCTCCCGGTCCATCACCGCGACGTTGATCCCGGTCCACCGCTCGTTGAGCGACACTTCCGCGGCGGCGGGAAGGGCAGCGAGCAGGGCGGCGATCGACAGCACTGCGGTGAAACGGGCGTTCATCGGCTCCTCCAGAGAAGGCGCAGATTCGGCGAAAACATTCTACAGCGCCGGAAAGGAGGCGGCCCGTCAGCCGAGCGCGTCGACCTCCGCGCACGTCTTCCGGACGGCCGCGATCGACCGGTCGAGCGCCTCCTTCTCGGCCGGGGTGAGCGGAATCTCCACCACCCGCTCGACACCGTCGCGCCCCAGGATCGCGGGGACACCGACGAAGAGGCCGTCGACGCCGAACTCGCCCTCCAGTCTGGCGCTGACAGGCAGCAGCTTCTTCTTGTCGAAGATCACCGCCTCCGCCATCTCCAGGGCCGACCAGGCGGGGCTCACGAAAGCCGATCCCGTTCCGAGAAGCTTGACCACCTCGCCGCCGGCCTTGCGCGTCCGCGCCTCGATCTCGTCCAAGCGCGCCGGATCGACGAACTGCTCCACCGGCAAGCCGGCGATCCGGCACGCCGAGCGGATCGGCACCATCTCGTCCCCGTGTCCTCCGAGGACGAGGGCCTGGACGTTCTCCACGGACACCCCCGCCTCCTTGGCCACGAAGTAGCGGTAGCGCGCGGAGTCGAGCACGCCCGCCATGCCCATCAGTCGGGAGCGCGGCGGGCCGAGCTTCTGGTTCAGCCGGTACACGATGGCATCGAGCGGGTTGGCGATCGAGATGACGATCGCCTCGGGGCAGTATTCCGCGATCCCGGCGGCCACCTGGTCGGTGATCTTCAGGTTGGTCTGCAGGAGCTCTTCGCGGCTGGGGAGCGTTCCGTCCGGCCTCGGCTTGCGGGGAACTCCGGCGGTGTTGATGACGAGCTGCGCGCCGCGGAGCACCTCGTATCCCTTGCCCGCCTCGTAGTCCATATCGAAGCCGAGCACGGGACTCCCCTCGGCGATGTCGAGGCACTTTCCCTTCGCCAGGTCGGGCGGCATGATGTCCACCAGCGCCAGCGTGCGCGCCAGCCGCCGACGCGGGATCTCCTGGCACAGGACGCCGCCGATCATGCCGCCACCGATGACGCCGATCTTCTCGAGCATCGCTCACCTCCGGGAGCCGCGCGCGCGCGTCACGCGGCGAGAGCTGGAGCGCGCCGGCCGCGGACCTGGGGGGCGCGCGGTGGAACGCTCAGAATGCGCCCGCCGCGCGGCCG
Coding sequences within it:
- a CDS encoding tetratricopeptide repeat protein; translated protein: MNARFTAVLSIAALLAALPAAAEVSLNERWTGINVAVMDREGNPIDGVPVLLQESGSAAAPLELKTRKGIARFPRVEFVPDGYTLRIGDDRYFIWKFHIRTRRGSREIWQDDEGVLTPDNQDALPPVRFHVGNASVWLTLVPRDQAAEVLGAPKPKPAEAEPARRAARRPRTPLERADEALALRDYAAAAAALGEALEADPENVDLRWRRAQVLARAGDRGTALREANKVLAQDPQRAGVRLQMAEWLVDDGKLDQAVPLLEKEREISPGDVSVIKLLVSAYREVGRTEDAEKAVEQWAELAPDDPEALISLAELRATQGRFEEAERLYAQVAEKDPENAHRMYYNVGASILNGRNVGEAERRRAAAAFRKALELKPDYAKAHLQLGYALLGLGEMAEARQHFEKFVELAPDDPQAEEVKGLIQALR
- a CDS encoding malate dehydrogenase, coding for MLEKIGVIGGGMIGGVLCQEIPRRRLARTLALVDIMPPDLAKGKCLDIAEGSPVLGFDMDYEAGKGYEVLRGAQLVINTAGVPRKPRPDGTLPSREELLQTNLKITDQVAAGIAEYCPEAIVISIANPLDAIVYRLNQKLGPPRSRLMGMAGVLDSARYRYFVAKEAGVSVENVQALVLGGHGDEMVPIRSACRIAGLPVEQFVDPARLDEIEARTRKAGGEVVKLLGTGSAFVSPAWSALEMAEAVIFDKKKLLPVSARLEGEFGVDGLFVGVPAILGRDGVERVVEIPLTPAEKEALDRSIAAVRKTCAEVDALG